The Arcobacter sp. F2176 DNA window TTCCAAAAAGTTCCTGCTAAATATAAAGAAGGAGATGTTATGTTATAAATATTTTCTATACAATTTTGGTATGATGATAAATCAATTACATTAGAAAAAAGATGGATTTTATTTTTATCTTTTGTTAATGACTTATAATATTCCATATCAATTTCAGAAACAGCAGTTGTTACATCACAAAAATCAACCCAACTTTCTTCTTCATTTTCCTTGATTTTACCTGCATCTAGGATTTCTATTTTTCTTTTCTCATTATTTTCTACATCTAGTTCTCTAAGAATAAATTTAGACCAAACACTATCAGTATCACAGACTAAAGGTATATTTGTTATTGACTTCAAGTATTTCATTAGAACATATGATATATTCCCATATCCAAACCAAATTAAATCAGGTTTTTCATTTTCTAAAATTTGTGGCCAAAAGACATCTTTAGGAATATGTGGGTCTAAATAATAAACTTCCTCAGATAAATCATTTAAAAAATTATCAGATTCACTAGTTAGCCTTAATTTTGGCAGTCTAATATAGCATACAAGATTACTAATTTTAGATAATGCTTTAATTGATGTTTCAATTCTTAATTCGGGTCCTCCTATTGATGGAAAGCGAAATATTGGTGTTGTAAATAGTATTTTCATTTAATTACCTTTATGGATGTAGTTATATTGGGAAAATTGAACAATTTAATTAGTATATTCTCCATCTTAGCCTTAATATTTTACCATGCAAATAACATATATGGTCTAGGAGGTTCAAAATAACAATATTCACCTCTAAACTCTATATTATATGAAGGATTAGCTTTTAATATAATTTCTCTACAAAGCGTGGCATTTTCATATTCATGATAGACTGCAATTGCTAATTTAGGTTTATATGTTTTCAAGAGTTGTGTTGCTCCTGATAATGCATCCATCTCCGCTCCTTCTATGTCCATCTTTATCATTCCATTTTTAGTAATATTTTGTTGTTTACTTACAAGATCAATAGTTGTGACTTCTACATCATATGAATGATCATTTTTTTGAGTATCTAAACAAATTTTAGAGTCACATAAATGTGTATCTCCACTAAAAAACTTTAGTTTTCCAGTCTCTTTTCCTAATGCTTTATTAATCAGAATCATATTTTTAGATTTTAGTTCTTTTGAAAATGTATTTACTAGTGCCTCTTCCATTTCTATTAATGGTTCAAAAGCAATAACTTTACAATTTGAGTTTTTTTGAAATGCAAATAATGGAAAATATCCTTCACAGCAACCAGCATCAATAATCCAATCTACCTTATCAATTTCCATACATGGATGATTATATGAAGAGGGGTTATTTTCAAAGGAGTCAAATATTTCATGATGAAGCCAGGGTAGAGCAGTATCTGAAATATTTGAAGGCCAAAAAACTTCATTTGTTGTAATTTTGACTGTATTCAATGTTTTAGAATATTGCTTCACACTTTTTTCTTGCATTTTTAATGATTGTTCTACTTTATAAAGATTGTTGTCTTTTTCTGTAAATATATAATTCATCAGCTTTCTTTTGGCCATTCTTTAGAATCTAGAATAGGTTCTCCTTTTTCTATTTTATCTATTATATAATCCCAATGTTGATGATTACCTTTTTTTAAATCTTTTGAAGAAGAAATTAATATATTTATTGGTTTTTTCCATTCAAATTCAAATAAACCTATTTTAGAATAATAATGAAAGAAGTTAAATTTAATAAATTTTTTAGCAAGATTTATAGTTTCTTTTGAATCAGATTCATTTGGATCTTTTAGTATACTTTTTAATGAAGTGAAATACTCAGAAATAGTACTAGGATCAATAGTAAATCCATACCCCCTATAGTGTGACTTTCCTGCCGTTATAATAGGAATACCTCTCGCCGCCATTTCCATAGCAACTGTTGTTGTATAAACAATACCTACAGTAGTTATTTTAAATAAATCATATACTGTAATAGAAGCTTTTGGTGATAAAAAGAAAATATTATTTGGTAATTTTACAAATACTTTTTTTATAACAGATTCAATTGTTTCCTTTGTAGCTGGTATTGTTGG harbors:
- a CDS encoding glycosyltransferase; this translates as MKILFTTPIFRFPSIGGPELRIETSIKALSKISNLVCYIRLPKLRLTSESDNFLNDLSEEVYYLDPHIPKDVFWPQILENEKPDLIWFGYGNISYVLMKYLKSITNIPLVCDTDSVWSKFILRELDVENNEKRKIEILDAGKIKENEEESWVDFCDVTTAVSEIDMEYYKSLTKDKNKIHLFSNVIDLSSYQNCIENIYNITSPSLYLAGTFWKNSPMEDATRWLVDKVFSNLIIKYPNLKLYILGKKSTEIVGDLSNQNILVVGKVESVLPYLKHVDVVLVPLRFESGTRFKILEAMACKKAIVSTTLGAEGIPVTDNENILIADEPNIFYQKVVDLIENKLTKNKLAKNGYNLVKEQYDIDNLAQQGKAICKYLGLIND
- a CDS encoding FkbM family methyltransferase, whose amino-acid sequence is MNYIFTEKDNNLYKVEQSLKMQEKSVKQYSKTLNTVKITTNEVFWPSNISDTALPWLHHEIFDSFENNPSSYNHPCMEIDKVDWIIDAGCCEGYFPLFAFQKNSNCKVIAFEPLIEMEEALVNTFSKELKSKNMILINKALGKETGKLKFFSGDTHLCDSKICLDTQKNDHSYDVEVTTIDLVSKQQNITKNGMIKMDIEGAEMDALSGATQLLKTYKPKLAIAVYHEYENATLCREIILKANPSYNIEFRGEYCYFEPPRPYMLFAW